In Desulfuromonas sp. KJ2020, a single window of DNA contains:
- the rpiB gene encoding ribose 5-phosphate isomerase B, whose translation MLIIASDHGGLELKEAVKTYLKKRQVDVRDLGTNGSESVDYPDFGEKVARAVSLGEADAGILICGTGIGMSIVANKFPGVRAALAHDEFTARMAKEHNNANVLVLGGRVEAADQGIEMVAAWLDSEFEGGRHQRRLDKIAELERAIGAGKI comes from the coding sequence ATGCTCATCATCGCAAGTGATCACGGGGGCCTTGAGCTCAAGGAAGCGGTCAAAACATATCTTAAAAAAAGACAGGTTGATGTTCGTGATCTGGGAACCAATGGTTCCGAGTCCGTTGACTATCCTGATTTCGGGGAAAAAGTGGCCCGGGCTGTTTCTTTGGGAGAAGCAGACGCCGGGATATTGATCTGTGGCACCGGGATCGGAATGTCCATCGTGGCCAATAAGTTTCCGGGAGTCAGGGCAGCTTTGGCCCACGACGAATTCACGGCCCGTATGGCCAAGGAACATAACAACGCGAATGTTCTTGTGCTCGGAGGACGCGTTGAGGCGGCCGACCAGGGTATTGAGATGGTGGCGGCTTGGCTCGACTCCGAGTTTGAGGGGGGACGGCATCAGCGGCGGCTCGATAAAATCGCTGAGCTGGAAAGAGCCATAGGTGCCGGAAAAATTTAG
- the glyA gene encoding serine hydroxymethyltransferase, translated as MSELLAKFDPEIASAIQKETGRQEYSLEFIASENFVSEEVLEAQGSVLTNKYAEGYPGKRYYGGCEFVDVAEQLAIDRAKTLFGAEHANVQPHSGSQANMAVYFSVCQPGDTILGMNLAHGGHLTHGSPVNFSGKLFNIVPYGVKKETGRIDYEEVERLALEHKPKMIVVGASAYSRTLDFAAFRQIADKVGAIVMVDMAHIAGLVAAGEHPSPVPYADFVTTTTHKTLRGPRGGMILCREEHAKKLNSNIFPGIQGGPLMHVIAAKAVAFKEALAPDFKEYARQVVKNAKALAAALNRQGFDIVSGGTDNHLMLVDLSNKDITGKVAEETLEKAGITVNKNAVPFDTRSPFVTSGFRVGTPATTTRGLKEPEMEMVAAWMARALAHVDNEAALQTIRQEVKELCLKFPLYAHRLSA; from the coding sequence ATGTCGGAACTGCTGGCCAAATTTGATCCTGAAATTGCATCAGCTATCCAGAAAGAGACTGGGCGGCAGGAGTACAGTCTGGAATTTATCGCCTCGGAGAACTTTGTCAGCGAGGAAGTGCTTGAAGCGCAAGGGTCAGTTCTCACCAATAAGTATGCTGAAGGCTATCCGGGGAAACGGTACTATGGCGGCTGCGAATTCGTTGACGTCGCTGAACAGTTGGCGATTGACCGTGCCAAAACCCTCTTTGGGGCTGAGCACGCCAATGTGCAGCCACATTCCGGGTCCCAGGCCAACATGGCCGTCTATTTTTCCGTCTGTCAGCCTGGAGATACCATTCTGGGGATGAATCTGGCTCACGGCGGGCACCTCACCCATGGTTCCCCTGTTAATTTTTCCGGTAAATTGTTCAATATCGTTCCTTATGGCGTCAAAAAGGAAACGGGGCGAATTGACTATGAGGAGGTGGAGAGGCTTGCCCTTGAGCATAAGCCCAAGATGATTGTGGTCGGGGCCAGCGCCTACTCCAGGACCCTGGATTTTGCTGCCTTTCGGCAGATCGCCGATAAGGTTGGTGCTATAGTGATGGTTGACATGGCTCATATTGCCGGTTTGGTGGCTGCCGGGGAGCACCCGAGCCCTGTGCCTTATGCCGACTTTGTCACCACCACCACGCATAAAACATTACGGGGGCCTCGTGGCGGCATGATCCTCTGCCGTGAGGAACATGCTAAAAAACTTAACAGCAATATTTTCCCGGGGATTCAGGGCGGTCCGCTGATGCATGTTATTGCTGCCAAAGCCGTCGCTTTCAAGGAAGCTCTTGCCCCTGATTTCAAGGAATATGCCCGGCAGGTCGTCAAAAACGCCAAGGCCCTCGCTGCGGCTCTCAATCGTCAGGGTTTTGATATCGTCTCCGGCGGCACGGACAATCATCTTATGCTGGTCGATTTGTCGAATAAGGACATTACCGGCAAGGTGGCGGAAGAGACCCTGGAGAAGGCCGGCATTACGGTCAACAAGAATGCCGTGCCTTTCGATACTCGGTCACCTTTTGTGACCAGCGGTTTCCGGGTCGGCACTCCCGCCACCACGACTCGCGGCCTGAAAGAGCCCGAAATGGAAATGGTTGCTGCCTGGATGGCTCGC